The Desulfohalovibrio reitneri genome contains a region encoding:
- the dsrK gene encoding sulfate reduction electron transfer complex DsrMKJOP subunit DsrK, which translates to MDKKPEELLATVDYDNPPETGWMDTPNDFSPGRWAYPAKPDVYSGMGFPNAREWTPSDEDWKLPENWKEIIHNGFRERLDKYRSLKVFMDVCVRCGACADKCHYYIGGGDPKNMPVLRAELLRSVYRKDFTTAGKILGKLNGARVMEEDVLKEWFLYFYQCTECRRCSLFCPYGIDTAEITMMARELLHLVGCGINWIMEPVSNCNRTGNHLGIQPHAFKDIIEFLCDDIEDYTGVRINPPFNEKGHEVLFITPSGDAFADPGIYTFMGYLMLFEHIGLDYTLSTYASEGGNFGLFTGADTMQKLNAKMYAEAKRLGCKWILGGECGHMWRVINQYMDTMNGYIMEGSNMGTPRNPITGTVFHNAAQTKMVHITEFTADLIKNGKLDLSPERNDHLKVTYHDSCNPARGMGLLDEPRYVIQNVCNNFYEMPANTIRERTFCCAGGSGLNTDEIMEIRMRGGLPRGNALRYVQQKHDVNMLSCVCAIDRATLIPLANYWAPGVEVTGVHEMVGNALNLKGQKEREVNLRGEPLEEV; encoded by the coding sequence ATGGATAAGAAGCCGGAAGAACTTCTCGCAACCGTTGATTACGACAATCCGCCCGAGACGGGCTGGATGGACACGCCGAACGACTTCAGTCCGGGCCGCTGGGCCTACCCGGCCAAGCCGGACGTCTACTCCGGCATGGGCTTCCCCAACGCCCGCGAGTGGACACCCTCGGACGAGGACTGGAAGCTGCCCGAGAACTGGAAGGAGATCATCCACAACGGCTTTCGGGAGCGCCTGGACAAGTACCGCTCGCTGAAGGTCTTCATGGATGTCTGCGTGCGTTGCGGCGCCTGCGCCGACAAGTGCCACTACTACATCGGCGGCGGCGACCCCAAGAACATGCCGGTGCTGCGCGCCGAACTGCTGCGCTCGGTGTACCGCAAGGACTTCACCACCGCCGGCAAGATCCTGGGCAAGCTCAACGGCGCGCGGGTCATGGAAGAGGACGTCCTCAAGGAGTGGTTCCTCTACTTCTACCAGTGCACCGAGTGCCGCCGCTGCTCCCTGTTCTGCCCCTACGGCATCGACACCGCCGAGATCACCATGATGGCCCGCGAGCTGCTGCACCTGGTTGGCTGCGGCATCAACTGGATCATGGAGCCGGTCTCCAACTGCAACCGCACCGGCAACCACCTCGGCATCCAGCCCCACGCCTTCAAGGACATCATCGAGTTCCTCTGCGACGACATCGAGGACTACACCGGCGTCCGCATCAACCCGCCCTTCAACGAGAAGGGGCATGAAGTCCTCTTCATCACCCCCTCGGGCGACGCCTTCGCCGACCCCGGCATCTACACCTTCATGGGCTACCTGATGCTCTTCGAGCACATCGGGCTGGACTACACCCTGTCCACCTACGCCTCCGAAGGCGGCAACTTCGGCCTCTTCACCGGGGCCGACACCATGCAGAAGCTCAACGCCAAGATGTACGCCGAGGCCAAGCGGCTTGGCTGCAAGTGGATCCTCGGCGGCGAGTGCGGCCACATGTGGCGCGTGATCAACCAGTACATGGACACCATGAACGGGTACATCATGGAAGGCTCCAACATGGGCACGCCGCGCAACCCCATCACCGGCACGGTCTTCCACAACGCCGCGCAGACCAAGATGGTCCACATCACCGAGTTCACCGCCGACCTCATCAAAAACGGCAAGCTGGACCTCTCGCCGGAGCGCAACGACCACCTCAAGGTCACGTACCACGACTCCTGCAACCCCGCCCGGGGCATGGGGCTTCTCGACGAGCCGCGCTACGTCATCCAGAACGTGTGCAACAACTTCTACGAGATGCCCGCCAACACCATCCGCGAGCGCACCTTCTGCTGCGCCGGCGGCTCGGGCCTCAACACCGACGAAATCATGGAAATCCGCATGCGCGGCGGCCTGCCCCGCGGCAACGCCCTGCGGTACGTGCAGCAAAAGCACGACGTGAACATGCTGTCCTGCGTCTGCGCCATCGACCGGGCCACACTCATCCCCCTGGCCAACTACTGGGCCCCGGGAGTCGAAGTGACCGGCGTGCACGAGATGGTGGGCAACGCCCTCAATCTCAAGGGCCAGAAAGAGCGCGAAGTCAACCTGCGCGGCGAGCCGCTGGAGGAGGTCTAA
- the dsrM gene encoding sulfate reduction electron transfer complex DsrMKJOP subunit DsrM, which yields MNAFYSLFLVCALAVVAMLGVGAAHLEGLFGIVLPYAAVLIFVLGFINKMLDWGRSAVPFRIPTTGGQQKSLDWIPYNRFDNPVNTRDTVIRMAAEVLLFRSLFRNTRVTLGKNPDGEVQVGYWSAKWLWLAALAFHYSFLLIVIRHMRLFAEPIPFFVTGADFLDGILQIGQPTLYMTDVLILAGLVFLLVRRLLVPQMRYLSNAADYFPLFLIIGIALSGVYMRYIAKVDVVAIKEFTMSLVMFSPHIPENIGISFWVHLFLVSVLLMYFPFSKLMHLGGVFLSPTRNLPNDSRIRRHENPWNPKIPPHSYAAYEDDFREPMAEAGLPLEKQPENAE from the coding sequence ATGAACGCGTTCTACTCACTGTTTCTCGTCTGCGCGCTGGCGGTGGTCGCCATGCTGGGCGTGGGCGCGGCGCACCTGGAGGGCCTGTTCGGCATCGTGTTGCCGTACGCCGCCGTGCTCATCTTCGTGCTGGGCTTCATCAACAAGATGCTCGACTGGGGACGCTCGGCGGTGCCGTTCCGCATTCCCACCACGGGCGGCCAGCAGAAGAGCCTGGACTGGATTCCCTACAACCGCTTCGACAACCCGGTGAACACCCGTGACACCGTCATCCGCATGGCGGCCGAGGTGCTGCTGTTCCGGTCCCTGTTCCGCAACACCCGCGTGACCCTGGGCAAGAACCCGGACGGCGAGGTGCAGGTGGGCTACTGGTCGGCCAAGTGGCTGTGGCTGGCCGCCCTGGCCTTCCACTACTCCTTCCTGCTCATCGTCATCCGCCACATGCGGCTCTTCGCCGAGCCCATACCCTTCTTCGTCACCGGGGCGGACTTCCTGGACGGCATCCTGCAGATCGGGCAGCCCACCCTGTACATGACCGACGTGCTCATCCTGGCCGGCCTGGTATTCCTGCTGGTCCGCAGGCTGCTGGTGCCGCAGATGCGCTATCTGTCCAACGCCGCCGACTACTTCCCGCTCTTTCTCATCATCGGCATCGCCCTTTCGGGCGTCTACATGCGCTACATCGCCAAGGTGGACGTGGTGGCCATCAAGGAATTCACCATGTCCCTGGTGATGTTCAGCCCGCACATTCCAGAGAACATCGGCATCTCCTTCTGGGTCCATCTGTTCCTGGTGAGCGTCCTGCTGATGTACTTCCCGTTCTCCAAGCTCATGCACCTGGGCGGCGTCTTCCTCTCGCCCACGCGGAACCTGCCCAACGACAGCCGCATCCGGCGCCACGAGAATCCTTGGAACCCCAAGATTCCGCCCCATTCCTACGCGGCGTACGAGGACGACTTCCGCGAGCCCATGGCCGAGGCGGGGCTCCCCCTGGAAAAGCAACCCGAAAACGCCGAGTAG
- a CDS encoding RsbRD N-terminal domain-containing protein, with the protein MTLAQLLTEEKEAMVEAWFDLVLSTYPPETAKLWKANRDQFTNPVGSTVLRALGGLVEELADWSDADRVCAHLEEIVKIRAVQDFTPGKAVSFVYLSKKALKRVLGSRAESMRAELETFESRVDNLALLAFDIYVKNREQLYRMRVDEYKRAHNMLFRRAGLMCEPETEFGDNPLGLAGGMSNDKAR; encoded by the coding sequence ATGACCCTGGCGCAGCTCCTCACAGAAGAGAAAGAGGCGATGGTCGAAGCGTGGTTCGACCTGGTCCTCTCCACCTATCCCCCCGAAACGGCCAAGCTCTGGAAGGCCAACCGGGACCAGTTCACCAATCCGGTGGGCAGCACCGTTCTGCGCGCCCTGGGCGGACTGGTGGAGGAGTTGGCCGACTGGTCGGACGCCGACCGGGTTTGCGCCCATCTGGAGGAAATCGTCAAGATCCGGGCGGTGCAGGATTTCACCCCCGGCAAGGCGGTCTCCTTCGTGTATCTCTCCAAGAAGGCGCTGAAGCGGGTCCTCGGCAGCCGGGCCGAGTCCATGCGCGCCGAGTTGGAAACCTTCGAGAGCCGGGTGGACAACCTGGCCCTGCTGGCTTTCGACATCTACGTCAAAAACCGCGAACAACTGTATCGGATGCGCGTTGACGAATACAAGCGCGCCCACAACATGCTCTTCAGGCGGGCCGGGCTGATGTGCGAGCCCGAGACCGAGTTCGGAGACAATCCCCTGGGGCTGGCCGGGGGGATGAGCAACGACAAAGCGAGGTAA
- a CDS encoding ABC transporter permease, with product MLLSLRIALKSLSAHKLRAVLAMLGVFLGALALTGVQNVSKAMVVKAEQEVEKFGVNLVVARAGQARFRRSGNLSVGPEARTFTKADARALAESLPGVVAYAPFIDEETRIRAGAKKVPCQIVATWPSFTGIRAFNARWGRFFTMEEERELERVVVLGVKVAERLFQTPERALGRMVFLQRAAFRVIGVMEPKGRDLSGTDQDEQVFMPLTTYMRRAANVDHIGGVYLRAAKGADLTRIKDAAASLLRRRHQIGPGETDDFTVLTARESIQLQRQALDLVFTLGVISSSVSFAVGGLGILSIMILLVRARRLEIGIRRAVGARRRDIVRQFLLESAIMSTTGGLLGVGAAAGLSLGLSLAGVFPLVVDQTVVSLSLAGSAILGVAAGAYPAWTASRLEILGVLRDQ from the coding sequence GTGCTTCTTTCCCTGCGCATCGCCCTCAAATCCCTTTCCGCCCACAAGCTGCGCGCCGTGCTGGCCATGCTGGGCGTCTTTCTCGGCGCCCTGGCCCTGACCGGGGTGCAGAACGTCTCCAAGGCCATGGTGGTCAAAGCCGAACAGGAAGTGGAGAAGTTCGGCGTGAACCTGGTGGTGGCCCGGGCCGGGCAGGCCCGCTTCCGCCGCTCGGGCAATCTGTCCGTGGGGCCGGAGGCGCGGACCTTCACCAAGGCCGACGCCCGCGCCCTGGCCGAGTCCCTGCCCGGGGTTGTGGCCTACGCCCCCTTCATCGACGAGGAGACCCGCATCCGCGCCGGGGCCAAAAAGGTGCCCTGCCAAATCGTGGCCACCTGGCCTTCCTTCACCGGGATTCGCGCCTTCAACGCCCGCTGGGGCCGCTTCTTCACCATGGAGGAAGAGCGCGAACTGGAGCGCGTGGTCGTGCTGGGGGTGAAAGTGGCCGAGCGCCTCTTCCAGACGCCGGAGCGCGCCCTGGGCCGCATGGTCTTTCTGCAGCGGGCCGCCTTCCGAGTCATCGGGGTCATGGAGCCCAAGGGGCGCGACCTCTCCGGAACGGACCAGGACGAACAGGTGTTCATGCCCCTGACCACCTACATGCGCCGGGCGGCCAACGTGGACCACATCGGCGGGGTCTACCTGCGTGCCGCCAAGGGCGCGGACCTGACCCGGATCAAGGATGCGGCGGCCTCGCTGTTGCGCCGCCGCCACCAGATCGGGCCGGGCGAGACCGACGACTTCACGGTGCTCACCGCCCGCGAGTCCATCCAGTTGCAGCGCCAGGCCCTGGACCTGGTCTTCACCCTGGGGGTCATTTCTTCCTCGGTTTCCTTCGCCGTGGGCGGGCTGGGCATCCTCTCCATCATGATCCTGCTGGTGCGGGCGCGGCGGCTTGAGATCGGCATCCGCCGGGCCGTGGGGGCCAGGCGGCGGGACATCGTGCGGCAGTTTCTTTTGGAATCGGCCATCATGTCCACCACCGGCGGCCTGCTTGGCGTTGGCGCGGCAGCGGGGCTCTCCCTGGGCCTTTCCCTGGCCGGCGTCTTTCCTCTGGTTGTGGACCAGACCGTGGTCTCCCTCTCCCTGGCGGGGTCGGCCATTTTGGGCGTGGCCGCCGGGGCCTATCCCGCCTGGACAGCGTCCCGCCTGGAAATTCTGGGCGTGCTCAGAGACCAGTAA
- a CDS encoding metal-sensitive transcriptional regulator, which produces MKKNASKNSVGDEVRGSSSQHYDPRAGQTQRGGDGAAQDEAPKLDDLQKDVLSRLKRIEGQVRGIQGMVRQGKECEDILIQVKAVSSALKSTTRQVLRRYVRTCHTRAVNAETEEEAAAQLEKTVKILTDFLDK; this is translated from the coding sequence ATGAAGAAGAATGCATCGAAAAATTCCGTTGGGGACGAGGTGCGGGGGAGTAGCTCCCAGCATTATGACCCGCGAGCCGGGCAAACGCAACGCGGGGGGGACGGCGCCGCCCAAGACGAGGCACCCAAGCTGGACGACCTGCAAAAGGACGTCCTCTCCCGGCTCAAACGCATCGAGGGCCAGGTGCGCGGCATCCAGGGCATGGTGCGCCAGGGCAAGGAGTGCGAGGACATCCTCATCCAGGTCAAGGCGGTCTCCTCGGCCCTGAAGTCCACCACCCGCCAAGTGCTGCGCCGCTACGTGCGCACCTGCCACACCCGGGCGGTGAACGCCGAGACCGAGGAAGAGGCGGCCGCGCAGCTGGAAAAGACGGTCAAGATCCTCACCGATTTCCTGGACAAGTGA
- a CDS encoding molecular chaperone TorD family protein: MHSSSCDSFLLDALNLLQHLFAGPDQGCPEMLSTDLPAFATAHADRDDTCGRALVELAAALPTPDGAEAFCRELEPEYVRLFVSSLGGVAAPPYHSCHPAPHSGGEARMMGPPARRMAERLRASGLDTDPGGPPPDHLCVELEYLSLLLESGSGESAAEARALAGEMLDWTSRFGRAVAKADAHPFYSSACLLLSACLDAVATLPPAATQPLKPTG, translated from the coding sequence ATGCATTCTTCTTCATGTGATTCCTTCCTGCTGGACGCCCTGAACCTGCTGCAGCACCTCTTCGCCGGGCCGGACCAGGGTTGCCCGGAGATGCTGTCCACCGACCTGCCCGCCTTCGCCACGGCCCACGCGGACCGGGATGACACCTGCGGCCGCGCCCTGGTGGAACTGGCAGCCGCCCTGCCGACCCCGGACGGGGCCGAGGCCTTCTGCCGGGAGCTGGAGCCGGAGTACGTGCGCCTCTTCGTCAGCTCGCTCGGTGGAGTGGCCGCCCCGCCCTACCACTCCTGCCACCCGGCCCCGCACTCCGGCGGGGAAGCCCGCATGATGGGGCCACCGGCGCGGCGCATGGCGGAGAGGCTCCGGGCCTCCGGCCTGGACACCGATCCCGGCGGGCCGCCGCCGGACCACCTCTGCGTGGAGTTGGAGTATCTCTCCCTGCTCCTGGAGTCCGGCTCCGGGGAATCCGCGGCCGAGGCGCGCGCCCTGGCCGGGGAAATGTTGGACTGGACCTCCCGCTTCGGACGGGCCGTGGCCAAAGCGGATGCGCATCCCTTCTACTCCTCGGCCTGCCTGCTGCTTTCGGCCTGCCTGGACGCCGTGGCCACCTTGCCGCCAGCGGCCACCCAGCCCTTGAAACCGACGGGGTAG
- a CDS encoding rhodanese-like domain-containing protein, whose product MKTAPAAILLLFILASAAPAEERPIWWDDAQRQAERHGYHLIDTPALRKLLAGDPDALLLDVRPDYEYRAGHIPGAVNMSFDLAEADRLPKEKKEDFRDLLGCDLKRPVVVYCRGFRULRSPIAARWAARLGYGNVLRYPVGFKGWVAAGGKVATASRQAESSRQAEE is encoded by the coding sequence ATGAAAACCGCCCCCGCCGCGATTCTTCTGCTTTTCATCCTGGCATCCGCCGCCCCGGCGGAGGAACGGCCCATCTGGTGGGACGACGCCCAGCGCCAGGCCGAGCGCCACGGCTACCACCTCATCGACACCCCCGCACTGCGAAAGCTGCTGGCCGGCGACCCCGACGCGCTGCTGCTTGACGTGCGCCCGGATTACGAATACCGCGCTGGACACATCCCCGGCGCCGTGAACATGTCCTTCGACCTGGCCGAGGCGGACAGGCTGCCCAAGGAAAAAAAAGAGGATTTCAGGGACCTGCTGGGGTGCGATCTAAAGCGGCCGGTGGTGGTCTACTGCCGGGGCTTCAGGTGACTGCGCAGCCCCATCGCGGCGCGCTGGGCGGCGCGTCTCGGATACGGCAACGTGCTGCGCTACCCCGTCGGTTTCAAGGGCTGGGTGGCCGCTGGCGGCAAGGTGGCCACGGCGTCCAGGCAGGCCGAAAGCAGCAGGCAGGCCGAGGAGTAG
- a CDS encoding rhodanese-like domain-containing protein, which produces MRAAIHAKLLTAALVVLALALAGCSAKHAPGNEPPAQAPEWSYNAEDIVDAAFVKQHINVPRTDDVVIIDARPHMAKYVKGYIPTAINIPQTKFDEMGTMLPESKDALLVFYCGGYHCKLSHKGARAAEKLGYTNVKVYAAGMPDWKHHGYDVAVESEYVKDLLAERGKAYLLVDSRPHNKFLDGHIPSSVNIPDSQFEEMAGMLPADKSTELVFYCGGFHCKLSHKSADKARAMGYTNVRINESGYPGWKKEFGGAQAVAIQEGGAMGTMDVAQFRKILEENPDSVRLIDVRDPDEYKAGHFQSAENMPVDQVEENIESFSGDKPVVFVCSTGARSGECYYMMLDKRPDMEDVYYIEATIEYSEDGGYTITPNK; this is translated from the coding sequence ATGCGAGCCGCAATCCACGCCAAACTGCTGACCGCCGCCCTGGTGGTCCTGGCCCTGGCCCTGGCGGGCTGCTCCGCCAAGCACGCCCCGGGCAACGAACCGCCCGCGCAGGCCCCCGAATGGTCCTACAACGCCGAGGACATCGTTGACGCCGCCTTCGTCAAGCAGCACATCAACGTGCCGCGCACCGACGACGTGGTCATCATCGACGCCCGGCCCCACATGGCCAAGTACGTCAAGGGCTACATCCCCACGGCCATCAACATCCCGCAGACCAAGTTCGACGAGATGGGCACCATGCTGCCCGAGAGCAAGGACGCCCTGCTGGTCTTCTACTGCGGCGGCTACCACTGCAAGCTGTCCCACAAGGGCGCGCGCGCAGCGGAGAAGCTGGGCTACACCAACGTCAAGGTCTACGCCGCGGGCATGCCCGACTGGAAGCACCACGGCTACGACGTGGCCGTGGAGTCCGAGTACGTCAAGGACCTCCTGGCCGAGCGGGGCAAGGCCTACCTGCTGGTGGACTCCCGTCCGCACAACAAGTTCCTTGACGGGCACATCCCCTCCAGCGTGAACATCCCCGACTCCCAGTTCGAGGAGATGGCCGGCATGCTGCCCGCGGACAAGTCCACCGAGCTGGTATTCTACTGCGGCGGCTTCCACTGCAAGCTGTCCCACAAGTCCGCGGACAAGGCCCGCGCCATGGGCTACACCAACGTCCGCATCAACGAGTCCGGCTACCCCGGCTGGAAGAAGGAGTTCGGCGGCGCGCAGGCCGTGGCCATCCAGGAAGGCGGCGCCATGGGCACCATGGACGTGGCCCAGTTCCGCAAGATTCTGGAGGAGAACCCCGACTCCGTCCGTCTCATCGACGTGCGCGACCCGGACGAGTACAAGGCCGGGCACTTCCAGTCCGCTGAAAACATGCCCGTGGACCAGGTGGAGGAGAACATCGAGTCCTTCTCCGGCGACAAGCCCGTGGTCTTTGTCTGCTCCACCGGCGCGCGCTCCGGCGAGTGCTACTACATGATGCTCGACAAGCGCCCCGACATGGAGGATGTCTACTACATCGAGGCCACCATCGAGTACTCCGAGGACGGCGGCTACACCATCACGCCCAACAAGTAA
- a CDS encoding cytochrome b/b6 domain-containing protein — protein MAKHLKRHNRWDIFIHWFNFVLWMLLLITGLGLISNENIDPVGGWWPDALRAVTGGGANLLLIHEILGVVWILGFVLYLLFNFQGAKVFLRESFSVDLRCDVNWMIKKPIHMLFGDEGLKKAGMKPGLPPQGFYNMGQKAFAMVAVVGGVVLALTGIVMILSQNALTAEQTWLAQWSILLHYVFAGLIFAGLLVHVYMAALAPEERPAFRSMFTGTVPADFAKHHHRLWYDKVVSKDGEE, from the coding sequence ATGGCCAAGCATCTCAAGCGACACAACCGCTGGGACATCTTCATCCACTGGTTCAACTTCGTGCTGTGGATGCTCCTGCTCATCACCGGGCTGGGGCTCATCAGCAACGAGAACATCGACCCCGTGGGCGGCTGGTGGCCGGACGCCCTGCGCGCTGTGACGGGCGGAGGGGCCAACCTGCTGCTCATCCACGAAATCCTGGGCGTGGTCTGGATACTGGGCTTCGTCCTCTACCTGCTCTTCAACTTCCAGGGGGCAAAGGTATTCCTGCGGGAGAGCTTCTCCGTGGACCTGCGCTGCGACGTGAACTGGATGATCAAGAAGCCCATCCACATGCTCTTCGGCGACGAAGGGCTGAAAAAGGCGGGCATGAAGCCCGGCCTGCCGCCGCAGGGGTTCTACAACATGGGCCAGAAGGCCTTCGCCATGGTGGCCGTGGTGGGCGGGGTGGTGCTGGCGCTGACCGGCATCGTCATGATCCTCTCCCAGAACGCGCTGACAGCGGAGCAGACCTGGCTGGCCCAGTGGTCCATCCTGCTGCACTACGTCTTCGCCGGACTCATCTTCGCCGGACTGCTGGTGCACGTCTACATGGCGGCGCTGGCCCCGGAGGAGCGCCCGGCCTTCCGCTCCATGTTCACCGGCACGGTTCCGGCGGACTTCGCCAAGCACCACCACCGTCTCTGGTACGACAAGGTCGTTTCCAAAGACGGCGAGGAATGA
- a CDS encoding 4Fe-4S dicluster domain-containing protein, with protein sequence MSATTKTRKKQYAMVVDAAKCIDCKGCMASCKVANGVPRGFWRNWIKQSEASYAQGPASGRQFQPGGCMHCSEPTCVTACPTGATYRDEADGIVKIDRGLCIGCGSCIPACPYGARYRHPRLNVADKCNYCSERRAAGLAPACVDTCPTKARVFGDINDPGSEAAILLAENKDRTVRVVNAQSDTKPNMYYVGGTSPADWPVRAQIPMPLTTMMRAATPALQGLIGLTALGVVGLAIKQLLLRQHPAEEQDEACDIPDASSKDGRGED encoded by the coding sequence ATGAGCGCCACCACCAAGACCCGAAAGAAACAGTACGCCATGGTCGTGGACGCGGCCAAGTGCATTGACTGCAAGGGCTGCATGGCCTCCTGCAAGGTGGCCAACGGCGTCCCCCGGGGTTTCTGGCGCAACTGGATCAAGCAGAGCGAGGCCAGCTACGCCCAGGGCCCGGCCTCCGGGCGCCAGTTCCAGCCCGGCGGCTGCATGCACTGCTCCGAGCCCACCTGCGTGACCGCCTGCCCCACCGGGGCCACCTACCGCGACGAGGCCGACGGCATCGTCAAGATCGACCGGGGGTTGTGCATCGGCTGCGGCAGCTGCATCCCGGCCTGCCCCTATGGTGCGCGCTACCGCCACCCCCGGCTCAACGTGGCCGACAAGTGCAACTACTGCTCGGAGCGCCGGGCCGCCGGCCTGGCCCCGGCCTGCGTGGACACCTGCCCCACCAAGGCCCGTGTCTTCGGCGACATCAACGACCCCGGGTCCGAAGCGGCCATCCTGCTGGCCGAGAACAAGGACCGCACCGTGCGGGTGGTCAACGCCCAGTCCGACACCAAGCCCAACATGTACTACGTGGGCGGCACCAGTCCGGCCGACTGGCCGGTGCGGGCCCAGATCCCCATGCCGCTGACCACCATGATGCGCGCGGCCACGCCCGCGCTGCAGGGGCTGATCGGCCTCACGGCCCTGGGCGTGGTGGGCCTGGCGATCAAACAGCTCCTGCTGCGGCAACACCCGGCGGAGGAGCAGGACGAAGCCTGCGACATCCCGGACGCGTCCTCCAAAGACGGACGCGGGGAGGACTGA